In Acidobacteriota bacterium, the following proteins share a genomic window:
- a CDS encoding DUF4346 domain-containing protein — MHCHVARPRLVSGRGFQVAYKMSTALHQADTPNVNEAVKQLKDATAAKKCWHCGCLHSSLRAIEEAYPNSARPEQLASIVELARSRLSDVKYDCLGCEVCWPALAINALGVEGDACPSEAAEAREGWPPLPGSYNVLRYHAPVAVCTLTDESLTKTVVPAAGAEIAIVGTMQTENLGIERLMQNTLANSNIRFIVLCGADSRQAIGHLPGQSLIALSRSGVDERMRIIGAPGKRPILRNVSREAVEHFRRTVGIVDLIGETGVPQILDATKNCASRNPGPAEPFAGARSVATIAGYIPQRMISDPAGYFVIFPDCGRRLLMLEHYRNDGVLDIVIEGHAPAELYIPAIEKNLISRLDHAAYLGKELARAEQSLLNGGSFVQDAAPELQAVDEHSTKPSACGCG; from the coding sequence GTGCATTGCCACGTTGCTCGACCGAGGTTGGTGTCTGGCCGAGGATTCCAAGTTGCGTATAAAATGAGCACTGCCCTCCATCAAGCCGACACGCCGAATGTGAATGAGGCGGTGAAGCAATTGAAGGACGCGACAGCGGCGAAGAAATGCTGGCATTGCGGTTGTCTGCACAGTTCGCTTCGAGCCATTGAGGAGGCTTATCCGAATTCTGCGCGACCCGAACAACTCGCTTCAATTGTTGAACTCGCTCGTTCGCGTTTGAGTGACGTGAAATATGACTGTCTTGGTTGTGAAGTGTGTTGGCCTGCGCTTGCCATCAATGCGCTCGGTGTCGAGGGCGATGCCTGTCCGAGCGAAGCGGCGGAAGCTCGCGAAGGCTGGCCGCCGTTGCCCGGCTCATACAATGTTCTCCGCTATCACGCTCCCGTCGCAGTTTGCACACTCACGGATGAATCCTTGACCAAGACAGTTGTTCCGGCTGCCGGAGCGGAGATTGCAATTGTCGGAACAATGCAGACGGAAAACCTCGGCATTGAACGGCTGATGCAAAACACGCTGGCAAATTCCAACATTCGATTCATCGTGTTGTGCGGAGCGGATTCACGGCAAGCGATTGGTCACTTGCCTGGGCAGTCCTTGATTGCGTTGTCTCGTTCGGGCGTGGATGAGCGAATGCGAATCATCGGCGCACCAGGCAAGCGGCCAATTCTTCGCAACGTGAGCCGCGAGGCGGTTGAACATTTTCGGCGCACGGTTGGGATAGTTGATTTGATTGGCGAAACCGGCGTGCCGCAAATTCTCGACGCAACGAAAAATTGTGCATCGCGGAATCCCGGCCCTGCCGAACCGTTTGCCGGAGCACGGTCGGTCGCCACCATCGCGGGTTACATTCCGCAGCGCATGATTTCCGACCCGGCCGGATACTTTGTGATTTTTCCCGACTGCGGACGCCGGTTGCTGATGCTGGAACATTATCGCAACGATGGCGTGCTGGATATTGTCATTGAGGGACACGCGCCCGCCGAACTTTACATTCCTGCAATCGAAAAGAATTTAATTTCCCGCCTCGATCACGCGGCGTATCTCGGCAAAGAACTGGCACGCGCAGAGCAATCGTTGTTGAACGGCGGGTCATTTGTGCAGGATGCCGCGCCGGAATTGCAAGCTGTGGATGAACATTCAACCAAGCCGTCAGCTTGTGGCTGCGGCTGA
- a CDS encoding helix-turn-helix transcriptional regulator: MSASKSTSPGRKACPVKPSLGDRPLMNVKAAARLAEVFGVLASETRLRLLHALERNGEFSPTALADAVGMKVQAVSNQLQLLAARGIVSSRRDGNSVFYRLDDPCIATLLDRGWCLAEDSKLRIK; this comes from the coding sequence ATGAGTGCGAGCAAATCAACTTCTCCAGGCCGGAAAGCTTGTCCGGTGAAACCTTCGCTTGGCGACAGGCCGTTAATGAATGTCAAAGCTGCGGCAAGGCTGGCCGAGGTGTTCGGCGTCCTCGCCAGTGAAACGCGGCTGCGACTGCTTCACGCATTGGAGCGCAACGGCGAATTTTCCCCGACGGCACTCGCGGACGCGGTCGGAATGAAGGTGCAAGCGGTTTCCAACCAGCTTCAACTTCTCGCGGCGCGCGGCATCGTTTCATCGCGACGCGACGGCAATTCTGTGTTTTATCGGCTGGACGACCCGTGCATTGCCACGTTGCTCGACCGAGGTTGGTGTCTGGCCGAGGATTCCAAGTTGCGTATAAAATGA
- a CDS encoding efflux RND transporter periplasmic adaptor subunit, with translation MKHLLLVPMFAVALVGCGKKEEAVEAKPEAAHEQNIVTLTKGNLEHMTLNVEPATLGNLGMTLKAAGRVSANLNKTAKVTPTLEGRMVKLNFDLNDRVKAGDVLALVESPELLGKLLELKAPIDGVIIERKATTGELGDKSREIYTISDPTQLWVIAEIKERDIAAVKVGQESAFAVLPYPQEKFGGKVVLVGNQVEAASRTLEVRIAVDNADGRLKPGMFADVEITTTILENVLLIPDSALQTDGEYQIVFVALDGNKFEKRVVKLGEEQQGRVQVLEGLKAGEKVVTEGSFILKSEMLKGELGEE, from the coding sequence ATGAAACATCTGCTCCTTGTCCCCATGTTCGCCGTTGCCCTCGTGGGTTGCGGCAAGAAAGAAGAAGCCGTTGAAGCCAAACCCGAGGCCGCACACGAGCAAAACATTGTCACGTTGACCAAGGGGAACTTGGAACACATGACTTTGAACGTCGAACCGGCCACGTTGGGCAATCTCGGCATGACGCTCAAGGCGGCGGGCCGCGTCAGTGCCAACCTAAACAAAACGGCCAAAGTTACGCCCACGCTCGAAGGCCGCATGGTAAAACTCAACTTCGATTTGAATGACCGAGTGAAGGCGGGCGACGTGCTGGCGCTGGTCGAGTCGCCGGAGTTACTTGGCAAGTTGCTCGAACTCAAAGCGCCAATAGATGGCGTCATCATCGAGCGCAAAGCCACGACCGGCGAGTTGGGGGATAAGAGCAGAGAGATTTACACAATAAGCGACCCGACCCAGCTTTGGGTGATTGCAGAAATCAAGGAGCGCGACATCGCCGCCGTCAAAGTTGGACAGGAATCGGCATTCGCCGTCCTGCCTTATCCGCAGGAGAAGTTCGGCGGCAAAGTTGTTCTTGTCGGCAACCAGGTAGAAGCCGCGTCGCGCACGCTGGAAGTCCGCATTGCCGTAGATAATGCGGATGGACGCCTGAAGCCGGGGATGTTCGCCGACGTGGAGATCACCACCACGATTCTCGAAAATGTATTGCTCATTCCTGACAGCGCGTTGCAAACGGACGGGGAGTATCAAATCGTCTTCGTCGCGCTCGACGGAAATAAGTTTGAAAAGCGTGTCGTGAAACTCGGCGAGGAACAGCAAGGCCGCGTGCAGGTTTTGGAAGGCTTGAAAGCGGGCGAGAAAGTCGTGACCGAGGGCAGCTTCATTTTGAAATCGGAAATGCTCAAAGGCGAATTGGGAGAGGAATAA
- a CDS encoding TolC family protein, translating into MFSAKGQETNAVPGTNVLTLDAAIRYALDSNPDIRVLSADIASARGEVTTAKTWQNPEVSVAPGFKSVRDPSTTEFHGDFGLEQTFEWPGKRALRRAVAEKNVAVRQLALAGFRSQLAIQVRRAYFTVLATREVVGLREQRLALARSFVDAAKKKVEGGFAPEFEATKAEVEVVTAQKSLREAQAQHDAARVALNALMGRKPTEPMTITGALGESVALPNQSTLLEQALARNPGVKVQEAEAERTGLSLQSIRKSRLPDFKVGPSVEYTRDEQIVGFGLSLPLPLWDKKKGAIATATAEQEKALAELEKLRREILRAVTTASQNLTAAKESLAFYTPALRDKLRTSLDAAAQSYSEGRTPLLLYLESQRTYFNTQADYFETLQKLFEAQAELESGIGVSLDQLSQPQIETK; encoded by the coding sequence GTGTTTTCAGCGAAAGGCCAGGAAACGAACGCCGTCCCCGGCACGAATGTGCTGACACTGGACGCCGCGATTCGCTATGCGCTCGACAGCAATCCCGACATCCGAGTGCTATCGGCGGACATTGCATCGGCGCGAGGTGAAGTGACCACGGCGAAGACATGGCAGAATCCCGAAGTGTCCGTCGCGCCGGGTTTTAAGAGCGTGCGCGATCCGTCCACGACGGAATTTCACGGCGATTTCGGACTGGAACAAACCTTCGAGTGGCCGGGCAAACGCGCGTTGCGCCGCGCCGTGGCGGAAAAGAATGTTGCCGTGCGCCAGCTTGCGCTCGCGGGATTCCGCTCGCAACTCGCCATTCAGGTGCGACGCGCCTACTTCACCGTGCTCGCGACGCGCGAAGTCGTGGGCTTGCGTGAACAACGGCTGGCACTCGCCAGATCGTTCGTGGACGCCGCGAAGAAAAAAGTTGAGGGCGGCTTCGCGCCGGAGTTCGAGGCGACCAAGGCGGAGGTCGAAGTTGTGACCGCGCAAAAATCATTGCGCGAGGCGCAGGCGCAGCACGACGCCGCGCGCGTGGCGTTGAACGCCCTGATGGGTCGGAAGCCGACCGAGCCGATGACGATCACAGGCGCACTCGGTGAGAGCGTCGCGTTACCCAACCAATCCACGCTGCTAGAGCAGGCGTTGGCGCGGAATCCGGGCGTCAAAGTTCAGGAAGCCGAAGCGGAACGCACCGGGTTGAGTCTGCAATCCATCCGCAAATCGCGACTCCCTGATTTCAAAGTTGGACCGAGCGTCGAATACACCCGCGACGAACAAATTGTTGGCTTCGGCTTGAGTTTGCCGCTGCCGTTGTGGGACAAGAAAAAGGGCGCAATCGCCACGGCAACCGCCGAGCAGGAAAAGGCGCTGGCCGAGTTGGAAAAGTTGCGGCGCGAAATCCTGCGCGCCGTGACGACCGCTTCGCAGAATCTCACCGCGGCGAAGGAGTCACTCGCTTTTTACACGCCCGCATTGCGCGACAAACTCAGAACCTCGCTGGATGCCGCCGCTCAAAGCTACTCGGAAGGCCGCACACCCTTGTTGCTCTATCTCGAATCGCAGCGCACCTATTTCAACACGCAGGCCGACTACTTCGAGACACTGCAAAAACTTTTTGAAGCGCAAGCGGAACTTGAATCCGGCATCGGCGTTTCCCTTGACCAACTTTCCCAACCGCAAATTGAAACCAAATGA
- a CDS encoding efflux RND transporter periplasmic adaptor subunit yields the protein MKSKTIVAIIAIAAVGVGAFFIGRSTGHNHTAASESAKEGKTLYTCGMHPQVVQDTPGNCPICGMKLTPIRKQASGAGGTPATSGERKIKYYKSTMNPGEVKPGPGKDSMGMDMVAVYEDEAAAAESSAIAVDPVTTQTMGIRTATVTRGPLRRAIRTVGAIEYNETALADVTTKFKGWIEKLYVNATGQLVMKGDPLFEIYSPELYSAQVEYLLATDPTNKVGAGNDALKTSALTKLKFFDISDEQIAELEKTRKATKTLRIVAPQDGFVADKMVVQGQMVDAGMKIYRLADLGLVWVQAQIYEQDLVYLKLGQEATVTLSYLNDREFRGRVTYIYPNVDEKTRTAKVRMEFHNPGYFLKPGMFATVQVMSELEPSALLVPDMAVLRSGEKTTVFVALDGGKFDPRTVTLGPQAEGDMYQVLSGLSESERIVTSGQFMLDSESQLREAIQKMLKPKEATAKAPTAGERATDTGTTTKGHEGMPGMASATTNATVKYICPMPEHVSIEYNQPGKCPLCAMTLVPVSQATLKKLQPGGKLLHYTCPMPEHGDVHEAKPGNCPKCGMTLIPVMEAPPIPAASASSAAIPSTLYTCPMAAHADVVSDKPGKCPKCEMELVITSTVPHGKIAEENWRKQHPPMGSPAHDHKN from the coding sequence ATGAAATCCAAGACCATTGTTGCCATCATTGCCATCGCCGCAGTTGGCGTCGGCGCATTCTTTATCGGACGTTCCACCGGTCACAACCATACGGCCGCGAGCGAGTCCGCCAAGGAAGGCAAAACCCTTTACACCTGCGGAATGCACCCACAGGTCGTTCAAGACACGCCCGGCAACTGCCCAATTTGCGGGATGAAGCTCACGCCCATTCGCAAACAGGCATCAGGTGCAGGCGGCACACCTGCCACGTCCGGCGAACGGAAGATCAAATACTACAAGTCCACCATGAATCCCGGCGAGGTGAAGCCCGGGCCGGGCAAGGATAGCATGGGCATGGACATGGTGGCGGTTTACGAGGACGAAGCGGCAGCGGCAGAATCTTCCGCCATTGCGGTTGACCCGGTGACCACGCAGACCATGGGCATCCGAACCGCGACCGTCACGCGTGGGCCGCTGCGCCGGGCCATTCGCACGGTCGGCGCGATTGAATACAACGAAACGGCTCTGGCGGACGTGACGACCAAATTCAAAGGCTGGATTGAAAAGCTTTACGTGAATGCCACCGGGCAACTGGTGATGAAGGGCGATCCGTTGTTCGAGATTTATTCGCCCGAACTTTACAGCGCGCAAGTCGAGTATCTTCTCGCCACCGATCCGACGAACAAAGTGGGCGCGGGCAATGATGCGCTCAAAACTTCCGCGCTGACGAAATTGAAATTCTTCGACATTTCCGACGAGCAAATCGCCGAACTGGAGAAGACGCGCAAGGCGACGAAGACATTGCGAATTGTCGCGCCGCAGGATGGATTTGTGGCCGATAAAATGGTGGTGCAAGGCCAGATGGTGGACGCCGGCATGAAGATTTACCGGCTGGCTGACTTGGGACTGGTCTGGGTGCAGGCGCAGATTTACGAACAGGATTTGGTTTACCTCAAGCTCGGCCAGGAAGCGACCGTCACACTTTCGTATCTGAATGACCGCGAGTTCCGTGGGCGAGTGACTTACATCTATCCGAATGTGGACGAGAAAACCCGCACCGCAAAAGTGAGGATGGAATTCCACAACCCCGGCTATTTCCTCAAACCCGGAATGTTCGCCACGGTTCAGGTTATGTCGGAGTTAGAGCCATCCGCGTTACTCGTGCCTGATATGGCCGTTTTGCGCAGCGGCGAGAAGACCACTGTTTTCGTCGCGTTGGACGGCGGCAAGTTCGATCCGCGCACCGTCACGCTCGGTCCGCAGGCCGAGGGTGATATGTATCAAGTGTTGAGTGGGTTGAGCGAAAGCGAACGAATCGTTACGTCCGGCCAATTCATGCTCGATTCGGAAAGCCAACTTCGCGAGGCCATCCAAAAAATGCTCAAGCCAAAAGAGGCCACCGCAAAAGCGCCAACTGCCGGAGAAAGAGCAACAGACACAGGCACGACAACCAAAGGTCACGAAGGAATGCCCGGCATGGCTTCCGCCACCACAAACGCCACCGTCAAATACATCTGCCCGATGCCGGAGCACGTCTCCATTGAATACAACCAACCCGGCAAGTGCCCGCTGTGCGCCATGACGCTCGTGCCCGTGTCTCAAGCGACGCTGAAAAAGCTACAACCCGGCGGGAAGCTTCTTCACTACACCTGCCCGATGCCCGAACACGGCGACGTGCATGAGGCCAAGCCGGGCAACTGCCCCAAATGCGGCATGACACTCATTCCCGTGATGGAAGCGCCGCCCATTCCCGCTGCGTCCGCAAGTTCAGCCGCGATTCCTTCCACACTCTATACCTGCCCGATGGCAGCCCACGCTGACGTGGTCTCGGACAAACCGGGCAAATGTCCGAAGTGCGAAATGGAACTGGTGATTACCAGCACTGTTCCGCATGGAAAAATCGCGGAGGAAAACTGGCGCAAGCAGCATCCACCGATGGGGTCTCCCGCGCACGACCACAAAAACTGA
- a CDS encoding efflux RND transporter permease subunit: protein MLKGIIDFSLKNKFIVLLGTIVLVLVGVYSVKNIPLDALPDQSDVQVIVYTEWPGQAPQIVQDQVTYPLTTKMLSVPKAKVVRGYSFYGYSFVYVIFQDGTDPYWARTRVLEYLSGLSGRLPQGVAPSLGPDATGVGWAFMYSINSTNRDLAQLRSMQDWYLRYQLASVEGVSEVASIGGFVKQYQVTVDPTKLRAYNLSISEVAMAVKKSNGEVGGRSIELSEKEFILRVRGYITSLEDLKKVAVGVGEGGVPILLSQVANVQLGPDMRRGIAELNGEGETVGGVVVVRYGANARQVILDVKQRLDEAMKGLPADVHYSVAYDRTALIGRAVKTLEEKLIEESIVVALVCIAFLMHLRSAFVAILILPIAVLMSFSVMYGQGISSNIMSLGGIAIAIGAMVDAVIIMIENAHKHMEHDQGKKPHWEIIRDASIEVGPTLFYSLLVITVSFIPVFTLQAQEGRLFKPLAFTKTYSMGAAALLSITLAPILMGFFIRGKIPAEEKNPINRFLIWLYHPVIDFVIKWRWSVIFSAAALIVWVFFPWNSLVAKILPDGKAKEWAFKVGKVFPYQNIGSEYMPPLYEGDLLYMPTTFPGISPTKAREIVQVTDKIIKSFPEVHHVFGKIGRAESATDPAPFDMIETTIMLKEEKDWPAVDIKDESGKVIAHRSRTPDELVDAMNAAVQIPGLNNAWTMPIKTRIDMLATGIKTPVGIKIAGPDLAELERVASEVEAVVKGVPGTLSAFAERTMGGNYVEFNIDRDAIARYGLTVGDVQEVLEVALGGMPLTTTVEGLERYAVNLRYSRDFRENLGALREIVVPTPTGAQVPLGQLAKIETVHAPMGIKSEAAVPNAWIYVDVKGIDVGTYVQTAMRAVNDAVASGTIKLPSGYNIFWSGQYEYMIRAQQRLMIVVPLTLLIIILIIYLNTRSAIKTAIVMLAVPFSLVGAFAVVHWLGYNMSVAVWVGIIALAGLDAETGVVMLLYLDIAHAQWIKDGKMRNLTDLRDAIYHGAVKRVRPKAMTACVIIAGLAPILWSHGAGADVMKRIATPMVGGVVTSTLMELLVYPAIYYLWRSRAINRQNQPPEPGLPAIPASN, encoded by the coding sequence ATGCTCAAAGGCATCATAGATTTTTCGCTCAAAAACAAATTCATCGTTCTGCTGGGAACGATTGTCCTGGTGCTGGTCGGCGTTTACTCGGTGAAGAACATCCCGCTGGATGCGCTGCCTGACCAGTCAGACGTGCAGGTCATCGTCTATACGGAATGGCCCGGCCAAGCGCCGCAGATCGTTCAGGATCAGGTCACGTATCCGCTCACCACGAAGATGCTCTCCGTGCCGAAGGCGAAGGTTGTTCGCGGCTATTCGTTTTACGGCTATTCGTTCGTGTATGTCATTTTTCAGGATGGCACTGACCCTTATTGGGCACGCACGCGTGTGCTTGAATATCTGAGCGGCCTGAGCGGGCGCTTGCCCCAGGGCGTCGCGCCGTCCCTTGGCCCGGACGCAACAGGCGTCGGTTGGGCGTTCATGTATTCCATCAACTCAACCAACCGCGACCTCGCCCAACTCCGCTCCATGCAGGACTGGTATCTGCGTTATCAATTGGCTTCCGTCGAAGGTGTGTCCGAAGTTGCGTCCATCGGCGGCTTCGTGAAGCAATATCAGGTCACGGTTGATCCCACCAAACTCCGCGCCTACAACCTTTCGATTTCCGAAGTGGCAATGGCGGTGAAGAAAAGCAACGGCGAAGTCGGCGGACGTTCCATCGAACTGTCGGAAAAGGAATTCATTCTCCGAGTCCGCGGTTACATCACAAGCCTTGAGGATTTGAAGAAAGTTGCGGTCGGCGTTGGCGAAGGCGGCGTGCCGATTCTGTTGAGCCAGGTCGCCAACGTGCAGCTTGGCCCGGATATGCGCCGGGGCATCGCGGAATTGAACGGCGAAGGTGAAACCGTCGGTGGTGTCGTGGTTGTCCGTTACGGCGCGAATGCGCGGCAAGTCATTCTCGACGTGAAGCAACGGCTCGACGAGGCAATGAAGGGCCTGCCAGCGGACGTGCATTACAGCGTCGCCTACGATCGCACCGCATTGATTGGCCGCGCGGTGAAGACGCTCGAAGAAAAGCTCATCGAGGAAAGCATCGTCGTGGCGTTGGTGTGCATCGCCTTTCTGATGCACCTGCGCAGCGCGTTTGTGGCGATTCTCATTCTACCCATCGCCGTGCTGATGTCGTTTTCCGTCATGTATGGCCAGGGCATCAGCTCGAACATCATGTCGCTCGGCGGCATTGCCATCGCCATTGGCGCGATGGTGGACGCGGTCATCATCATGATCGAGAACGCGCACAAACACATGGAGCACGACCAGGGCAAAAAGCCGCATTGGGAAATCATTCGCGATGCCTCCATTGAAGTCGGTCCGACGTTGTTTTATTCGCTGCTCGTCATCACGGTGTCGTTCATCCCTGTATTCACTTTGCAGGCGCAGGAAGGGCGGTTGTTCAAACCTCTGGCCTTCACCAAGACTTACTCGATGGGTGCAGCCGCGCTGCTCTCCATCACGCTCGCGCCGATTTTGATGGGCTTCTTCATTCGCGGCAAAATCCCAGCGGAGGAAAAGAATCCCATCAATCGCTTCCTCATCTGGCTTTATCATCCGGTGATTGATTTCGTCATCAAATGGCGCTGGTCGGTTATCTTCAGTGCCGCCGCCCTCATCGTCTGGGTGTTTTTCCCATGGAACAGCCTGGTTGCGAAAATTCTTCCCGACGGCAAAGCCAAGGAGTGGGCGTTCAAGGTCGGGAAAGTTTTCCCTTACCAGAACATCGGTTCGGAGTATATGCCGCCGCTCTACGAAGGCGATCTGCTCTACATGCCGACAACCTTTCCGGGCATCTCGCCCACCAAGGCGCGCGAGATCGTTCAAGTCACCGACAAAATCATCAAGAGCTTCCCGGAGGTTCATCATGTCTTTGGCAAGATTGGCCGCGCGGAATCAGCCACTGACCCTGCGCCGTTCGACATGATCGAGACGACCATCATGCTCAAGGAAGAAAAGGACTGGCCCGCCGTGGACATCAAGGACGAGAGCGGCAAAGTCATCGCGCATCGTTCGCGCACACCCGACGAATTGGTGGACGCGATGAACGCCGCCGTCCAGATACCCGGCTTGAACAACGCCTGGACCATGCCCATCAAGACCCGCATTGACATGCTCGCCACCGGGATCAAGACGCCCGTCGGCATCAAAATCGCCGGGCCGGACTTGGCGGAACTGGAGCGCGTCGCGTCAGAGGTGGAAGCGGTGGTGAAAGGTGTGCCCGGCACGTTGAGTGCGTTTGCGGAACGGACGATGGGCGGCAATTACGTCGAGTTCAACATTGACCGCGATGCCATCGCCCGCTACGGCCTCACGGTTGGCGATGTGCAGGAAGTGCTTGAAGTCGCGTTGGGCGGTATGCCGCTGACCACGACCGTCGAAGGCTTGGAGCGTTACGCTGTTAATCTTCGTTACAGCCGCGATTTCCGCGAAAACCTCGGCGCGCTCCGTGAAATCGTCGTGCCGACACCCACCGGCGCGCAAGTGCCGCTTGGTCAACTGGCGAAAATCGAAACCGTCCACGCGCCGATGGGAATCAAGAGTGAAGCCGCCGTGCCCAACGCCTGGATTTACGTGGACGTGAAAGGCATTGACGTGGGCACTTACGTTCAGACGGCCATGCGCGCCGTCAACGACGCTGTCGCCAGCGGCACGATCAAACTACCCAGCGGCTACAACATCTTTTGGAGCGGCCAATACGAATACATGATTCGCGCCCAACAACGGTTGATGATTGTTGTGCCACTCACGCTGCTCATCATCATCCTCATCATCTATCTCAACACCCGCTCCGCCATCAAAACCGCCATTGTCATGCTGGCCGTGCCGTTCTCGCTGGTGGGCGCGTTCGCGGTGGTTCATTGGCTTGGCTACAACATGAGCGTCGCCGTTTGGGTTGGCATCATCGCGCTGGCCGGCCTCGACGCCGAAACCGGCGTGGTCATGTTGCTCTACCTCGACATCGCCCACGCCCAATGGATCAAAGATGGCAAGATGCGCAACCTCACCGACCTGCGCGACGCCATTTACCACGGTGCAGTCAAGCGCGTCCGCCCGAAAGCCATGACCGCCTGCGTCATTATCGCGGGCCTTGCGCCCATTCTCTGGAGTCACGGCGCGGGTGCGGACGTGATGAAACGCATCGCCACCCCGATGGTCGGCGGCGTTGTGACTTCCACGCTGATGGAACTGCTGGTCTATCCGGCCATTTACTATCTGTGGCGTTCGCGGGCCATCAATCGTCAAAACCAGCCACCCGAACCCGGCTTGCCGGCAATCCCGGCGTCAAACTGA
- a CDS encoding FTR1 family protein: MVWQGITSGGNPDPTAPNTSPTAALLNIAVLVFREGLECILVLSAITASMTGKKQVHRRPVMAGAGIAFIATLITWFIAAGIVSNLTGSVSALNLQAATGLLAVIVLLVIMNWFFHKIYWGGWMTMHNRRKKDLIESASDPEVSKASLLWGLGLLGFTSLYREGFEVVLFLQSYYLRMGGKAVLGGALLGLFFTGIVAVLTFVAHRKLPYRKMLVLTGVMLGVVLLVMVGEQAQEMQLAHWIPTTEISSLANVIPPWLGLWFAIFPTRETLIAQALAAIVVVGSYYLARGKTAPPCQDETEVILGHSANCPMAQNTGQTKLNQCPQCGMKLVKKP, from the coding sequence TTGGTGTGGCAAGGCATCACATCAGGAGGCAATCCTGATCCCACTGCTCCGAACACCAGCCCGACCGCCGCGCTGCTCAACATCGCAGTGCTCGTTTTCCGCGAGGGGTTGGAATGTATTCTCGTGCTCTCCGCCATTACCGCGAGCATGACGGGCAAGAAGCAGGTGCATCGTCGGCCAGTGATGGCGGGCGCGGGCATCGCTTTCATCGCGACGCTCATCACATGGTTCATCGCTGCCGGCATCGTCAGCAATCTGACGGGAAGTGTTTCCGCGCTCAACCTGCAAGCCGCCACCGGATTGCTGGCTGTCATCGTCCTGCTTGTGATTATGAATTGGTTCTTCCACAAAATTTATTGGGGCGGCTGGATGACGATGCACAACCGGAGGAAAAAGGATTTGATCGAAAGCGCGAGCGACCCGGAAGTTTCCAAGGCGAGCCTGCTGTGGGGATTGGGCTTGCTCGGTTTCACTTCACTCTATCGCGAGGGCTTCGAGGTCGTGCTTTTCCTGCAAAGTTATTATTTGCGAATGGGCGGCAAGGCCGTCTTGGGCGGCGCGTTGCTCGGACTTTTCTTCACCGGCATTGTTGCCGTGCTGACTTTCGTAGCGCATCGCAAATTGCCCTACCGGAAAATGCTGGTTCTCACCGGCGTCATGCTCGGCGTGGTGTTGCTCGTCATGGTCGGCGAACAAGCGCAAGAGATGCAACTGGCACACTGGATTCCCACGACGGAGATCAGCAGCTTGGCCAACGTAATCCCGCCGTGGTTGGGATTGTGGTTCGCCATTTTCCCGACGCGCGAAACACTGATTGCCCAGGCACTCGCCGCGATTGTCGTCGTTGGTTCTTACTACCTTGCGCGCGGCAAGACTGCGCCGCCTTGTCAGGATGAAACCGAAGTTATTTTGGGCCACTCCGCAAATTGTCCGATGGCGCAGAATACGGGGCAGACAAAACTGAACCAGTGCCCGCAATGCGGCATGAAGTTGGTCAAGAAGCCATGA